In Desertifilum tharense IPPAS B-1220, one genomic interval encodes:
- a CDS encoding L,D-transpeptidase: MRNKVIGFIGLACTVGAAVTVQPLLANHQTPSTPLSSNSVQPSEAVQAPNVYHSPPSPTPTPTSEPLVSAEVPVAVESPSPPVEPPPTATQQQSTVRLEVSLSNREVTVYNGTAPAQTYPIAIGRAGHETPVGTFEIQQMRQNPTWIHPVTDERFKGGTPGNPLGTRWIGFWTDGRNWIGFHGTPEPGSVGQAISHGCLRMHNQDVEELFEQVEMGTLVTVVD; the protein is encoded by the coding sequence GTTCAACCTCTGCTGGCAAATCACCAAACTCCTTCTACCCCTTTGTCCAGCAATAGCGTTCAACCGAGCGAAGCAGTTCAAGCGCCAAACGTCTATCATTCGCCTCCCTCCCCAACCCCAACCCCAACGAGCGAACCACTGGTGAGTGCAGAAGTTCCCGTTGCGGTAGAATCGCCATCGCCACCCGTAGAACCCCCACCCACTGCGACTCAACAGCAGTCAACCGTTCGCCTTGAAGTTAGCCTCTCTAACCGTGAAGTGACGGTTTACAACGGAACGGCTCCCGCCCAAACCTATCCGATTGCGATTGGACGAGCAGGCCACGAAACGCCAGTCGGCACGTTTGAAATTCAGCAAATGCGTCAGAACCCAACCTGGATTCATCCCGTAACAGACGAAAGATTTAAAGGGGGAACGCCTGGAAACCCATTAGGGACGCGCTGGATTGGCTTTTGGACAGATGGAAGAAACTGGATTGGCTTTCATGGTACGCCTGAGCCAGGTTCTGTTGGTCAAGCCATCTCTCATGGGTGCTTGCGGATGCATAACCAGGATGTGGAAGAACTTTTCGAGCAAGTTGAAATGGGTACGCTCGTCACCGTTGTGGATTAA